Proteins co-encoded in one Ictalurus furcatus strain D&B chromosome 9, Billie_1.0, whole genome shotgun sequence genomic window:
- the LOC128612512 gene encoding E3 ubiquitin-protein ligase TRIM39-like, with protein sequence MAPGYLFYNIFHLYPPVAGESSSLLTEEQLQCSICLKVFTDPITTPCGHNFCNSCLTQIWDTSQHYYCPYCEEKFTKRPKLKINITLREVSDRFKKKTVSDKSQILCDICTDVKQKALKACLDCAVAFCPSHLDLHNNIMKNKKHKVINEVGNLEKYICQEHKKPLEMFCRDDQKCVCRVCTVTDHKNHNVIPLEEESGERKTRLGGKRTELQQMIQERLKKIQEINHSVELSKRNTEKEKSDSIEVFTALIRSIERSQAELLEVMEEKQKAAEKQAEGRMKKLQKQISVLRRRDTELEQLSHTDDHLHLLQIYPSLGIAPHTKNWTEIRNNTELSVHNVKTTLTQLQQTLNEKLSRMLNEKLKEMVPTELKRIQQYAVDVTLDPDTAHPLLILSDDGKQVTCGDTKQNRPDTPKRFYKYPIILGNQGFSSGRFYYEVQVSRKTMWSLGVARESVNRKGEVTLTPLDGFWTVALREGNEYKACDDNHISLSLREKPQKVGVFVNYDEGLVSFYDIEVMSHIYSFTGQSFTEKLFPYFCPSNNDGGKNSAPLIISHV encoded by the exons atggcacctggg TATTTGTTTtacaacatttttcatttatatccacCAGTTGCAGGTGAATCCAGCAGCCTCCTGACTGAAGAGCAGTTACAGTGTTCTATCTGTCTGAAAGTGTTCACTGACCCCATCACCACTCCATGTGGACACAACTTCTGCAACAGCTGCCTCACACAAATCTGGGATACGAGTCAGCATTATTATTGTCCATATTGCGAAGAGAAATTCACCAAGAGACCTAAACTCAAGATTAATATAACACTGAGAGAGGTTTCAGATCGCTTCAAGAAGAAAACAGTCTCAGATAAGTCTCAGATTCTTTGTGACATCTGCACTGATGTGAAGCAGAAGGCCTTGAAAGCCTGTCTGGATTGTGCTGTGGCATTCTGTCCGTCTCATTTAGATCTTCATAATAATATTATGAAAAATAAGAAACACAAAGTAATAAATGaagtggggaacctggagaaaTACATTTGCCAGGAGCATAAGAAACCTCTGGAGATGTTCTGTAGAGACgatcagaagtgtgtgtgtcgggTCTGTACTGTGACAGACCACAAGAATCACAACGTTATTCCATTAGAGGAGGAGAGTGGAGAGAGGAAG ACACGTTTGGGGGGAAAACGGACAGAGCTGCAGCAGATGATCCAGGAGCGACtgaagaagatccaggagattaaTCACTCAGTAGAGCTCAGCAAA agaaacacagagaaggagaaatCAGACAGTATTGAAGTCTTCACTGCTCTGATTCGCTCCATTGAGAGGAGTCAGGCTGAGCTGCTGGAGGTGATGGAGGAGAagcagaaagcagcagagaAGCAGGCTGAAGGACGCATGAAAAAGCTGCAAAAGCAAATCAGTGTCCTAAGGAGGAGAGacactgagctggagcagctcTCACACACTGACGATCATCTCCACCTCCTACAG ATTTATCCGTCACTGGGCATCGCTCCACACACCAAGAACTGGACTGAGATCAGGAATAACACGGAACTGAGTGTACACAATGTGAAGACAACTCTGACTCAGCTTCAGCAGACTCTGAATGAGAAACTCAGCAGAATGCTGAATGAGAAGCTGAAGGAAATGG TCCCCACAGAACTGAAGAGGATTCAGCAGTATGCAG tgGATGTGACTCTGGATCCTGATACAGCTCATCCCCTTCTCATCCTGTCTGATGATGGAAAACAAGTGACGTGTGGAGACACAAAGCAGAATCGACCAGACACCCCGAAAAGATTCTATAAATATCCTATAATCCTCGGAAATCAGGGTTTCTCCTCAGGGAGGTTTTACTATGAGGTGCAGGTCAGCAGGAAGACCATGTGGAGTTTAGGAGTGGCCAGAGAGTCTGTAAACAGGAAGGGGGAGGTTACACTGACACCTCTGGATGGATTCTGGACTGTGGCTCTGAGGGAGGGGAATGAGTATAAGGCTTGTGATGATAATCATATCTCCCTCTCCCTGAGAGAGAAACCCCAAAAGGTGGGCGTGTTTGTGAATTATGATGAGGGTCTGGTCTCCTTTTATGACATCGAGGTCATGTCTCATATTTACTCTTTCACTGGTCAGTCTTTCACTGAGAAACTCTTTCCATACTTCTGTCCTTCTAATAATGATGGAGGTAAAAACTCAGCACCACTGATCATCTCTCATGTGTAA
- the LOC128612511 gene encoding nuclear factor 7, ovary-like, which translates to MWSLGVVRESVNRKGKIETFKPQDGFWTVILRKGNEYTARDDPCISLSLREKPQKVGVFVDYDEGLYLFYNIFHLYPPVAGESSSLLTEEQLQCSICLKVFTDPITTPCGHNFCNSCLTQIWDTSQHYYCPYCKEKFTKRPEIKINITLREDADRFKKKTVSDKSQVLCDICTSVKQKALKSCLDCVVTFCPSHLDLHNIIKNKKHKVINAVENVEKYICQEHKRLLEMFCRDDQKCVCWFCTVTDHKNHNVIPLEEESGQRKSQLGKTQTELQQIIQERLKKIQEITHSVELSKRNTEKEKSDSIEVFTALIRSIERSQAELLEVMKRKQKAAEKQAEGLIKELEQEIDELKRRDTELEQLSHTDDHLHLLQIYPSLCIAPHTKNWTEIRIKTEPSVEALRTALSQLQKTLNEKLSVTLNEKLKEKVSTELKRIQQYAVDVTLDPDTAYPRLILSDDGKQVTCGDTKQNLPDTPKRFTYHPIVLGNQGFSSGRFYYEVQVSGKTEWSLGVVRESVNRKGKIALKPQDGFWTVILRKGNEYTARDDPCISLSLREKPQKVGVFVNYDEGLVSFYDIEVMSHIYSFTGQSFTEKLYPYFCPCPNDGGKNSAPLIISHV; encoded by the exons ATGTGGAGTTTAGGAGTGGTCAGAGAGTCTGTTAACAGGAAGGGGAAAATTGAGACATTTAAACCTCAGGATggattctggactgtgattCTGAGGAAGGGGAATGAGTATACTGCTCGTGATGATCCCtgtatctccctctccctgAGAGAGAAACCCCAGAAGGTGGGCGTGTTTGTGGATTATGATGAGGGTCTG TATTTGTTTtacaacatttttcatttatatccacCAGTTGCAGGTGAATCCAGCAGCCTTCTGACTGAAGAGCAGTTACAGTGTTCTATCTGTCTGAAAGTGTTCACTGATCCCATCACCACTCCATGTGGACACAACTTCTGCAACAGCTGCCTCACACAAATCTGGGATACGAGTCAGCATTATTATTGTCCATATTGCAAAGAGAAATTCACCAAGAGACCTGAAATCAAGATTAATATAACACTGAGAGAGGATGCAGATCGCTTCAAGAAGAAAACAGTCTCAGATAAGTCTCAGGTTCTTTGTGACATCTGCACTAGTGTGAAGCAGAAGGCCTTGAAATCCTGTCTGGATTGTGTTGTGACATTCTGTCCGTCTCATTTAGATCTTcataatattataaaaaataagaaacacaAAGTAATAAATGCAGTGGAGAACGTGGAGAAATACATTTGCCAGGAGCATAAGAGACTTCTGGAGATGTTCTGTAGAGACgatcagaagtgtgtgtgttggttctGTACTGTGACAGACCACAAGAATCACAACGTTATTCCATTAGAGGAGGAGAGTGGACAGAGGAAG AGTCAGCTGGGGAAAACACAGACGGAGCTGCAACAGATAATCCAGGAGCGACtgaagaagatccaggagattacTCACTCAGTAGAGCTCAGCAAA agaaacacagagaaggagaaatCAGACAGTATTGAAGTCTTCACTGCTCTGATTCGCTCCATTGAGAGGAGTCAGGCTGAGCTGCTGGAGGTGATGAAGAGGAagcagaaagcagcagagaAGCAGGCTGAAGGACTCATTAAAGAGCTGGAACAGGAAATCGATGAGCTAAAGAGGAGAGacactgagctggagcagctcTCACACACTGACGATCATCTGCACCTCCTACAG ATTTATCCGTCACTGTGCATCGCTCCACACACCAAGAACTGGACTGAGATCAGGATTAAAACTGAACCGAGTGTGGAAGCTCTGAGGACGGCTCTGTCTCAGCTTCAGAAGACTCTGAATGAGAAACTCAGTGTAACTCTGAATGAGAAACTGAAGGAAAAAG TCTCCACAGAACTGAAGAGGATTCAGCAGTATGCAG tgGATGTGACTCTGGATCCTGATACAGCTTATCCTCGTCTCATCCTGTCTGATGATGGAAAACAAGTGACGTGTGGCGACACAAAGCAGAATCTCCCAGACACCCCGAAAAGATTCACTTATCATCCAATTGTCCTGGGAAATCAGGGTTTCTCCTCAGGGAGGTTTTACTATGAGGTGCAGGTCAGTGGGAAGACTGAGTGGAGTTTAGGAGTGGTCAGAGAGTCTGTTAACAGGAAGGGGAAAATTGCACTTAAACCTCAGGATGGATTCTGGACCGTGATTCTGAGGAAGGGGAATGAGTATACTGCTCGTGATGATCCCtgtatctccctctccctgAGAGAGAAACCCCAGAAGGTGGGCGTGTTTGTGAATTATGATGAGGGTCTGGTCTCCTTTTATGACATCGAGGTCATGTCTCATATCTACTCTTTCACTGGTCAGTCTTTCACTGAGAAACTCTATCCATACTTCTGTCCTTGTCCAAATGATGGAGGTAAAAACTCAGCACCACTGATCATCTCTCATGTGTAA
- the LOC128612254 gene encoding E3 ubiquitin/ISG15 ligase TRIM25-like isoform X2: MNESLSSQLRQGRRNSMGEPVQFAGESSSLLTEEQLQCSICLEVFTDPVTTPCGHSFCNSCLTQSWDMRKHYYCPYCKEKFTKRPEIKINITLREVADHFKKKTVSDKSPVLCDFCTDVKQEALKSCLDCGVTLCSSHLDLHNNVQKYKKHKVINAVENLEKYICQEHERPLEMFCRDDQKCVCRFCTVTDHKNHKVIPLEEESGQRKSPQNSRGFSSMQWM; the protein is encoded by the exons ATGAATGAATCTTTATCATCACAACTAAGACAAGGCAGAAGGAACAGCATGGGAGAACCTGTACAAT TTGCAGGTGAATCCAGCAGCCTCCTGACTGAAGAGCAGTTACAGTGTTCTATCTGTCTGGAAGTGTTCACTGATCCCGTCACCACTCCATGTGGACACAGCTTCTGCAACAGCTGCCTCACACAAAGCTGGGATATGcgtaaacattattattgtcCATATTGCAAAGAGAAATTCACCAAGAGACCTGAAATCAAGATTAATATAACACTGAGAGAGGTTGCAGATCACTTCAAGAAGAAAACAGTCTCAGATAAGTCTCCGGTTCTTTGTGACTTCTGCACTGATGTGAAGCAGGAGGCCTTGAAATCCTGTCTGGATTGTGGTGTGactctctgttcatctcatTTAGATCTACATAATAATGTTCAAAAATATAAGAAACACAAAGTAATAAATGCagtggagaacctggagaaataCATTTGCCAGGAGCATGAGAGACCTCTGGAGATGTTCTGTAGAGACgatcagaagtgtgtgtgtcggtTCTGTACTGTGACAGACCACAAGAATCACAAAGTTATTCCATTAGAGGAGGAGAGTGGACAGAGGAAG TCTCCACAGAACTCAAGAGGATTCAGCAGTATGCAG tgGATGTGA
- the LOC128612254 gene encoding E3 ubiquitin/ISG15 ligase TRIM25-like isoform X1, whose product MLLGEVQTFLLTPGRLKRRRKEDMNESLSSQLRQGRRNSMGEPVQFAGESSSLLTEEQLQCSICLEVFTDPVTTPCGHSFCNSCLTQSWDMRKHYYCPYCKEKFTKRPEIKINITLREVADHFKKKTVSDKSPVLCDFCTDVKQEALKSCLDCGVTLCSSHLDLHNNVQKYKKHKVINAVENLEKYICQEHERPLEMFCRDDQKCVCRFCTVTDHKNHKVIPLEEESGQRKSPQNSRGFSSMQWM is encoded by the exons ATGTTACTGGGTGAGGTGCAAACATTCCTACTAACACCAGGAA GGTTaaaaaggagaaggaaagaGGACATGAATGAATCTTTATCATCACAACTAAGACAAGGCAGAAGGAACAGCATGGGAGAACCTGTACAAT TTGCAGGTGAATCCAGCAGCCTCCTGACTGAAGAGCAGTTACAGTGTTCTATCTGTCTGGAAGTGTTCACTGATCCCGTCACCACTCCATGTGGACACAGCTTCTGCAACAGCTGCCTCACACAAAGCTGGGATATGcgtaaacattattattgtcCATATTGCAAAGAGAAATTCACCAAGAGACCTGAAATCAAGATTAATATAACACTGAGAGAGGTTGCAGATCACTTCAAGAAGAAAACAGTCTCAGATAAGTCTCCGGTTCTTTGTGACTTCTGCACTGATGTGAAGCAGGAGGCCTTGAAATCCTGTCTGGATTGTGGTGTGactctctgttcatctcatTTAGATCTACATAATAATGTTCAAAAATATAAGAAACACAAAGTAATAAATGCagtggagaacctggagaaataCATTTGCCAGGAGCATGAGAGACCTCTGGAGATGTTCTGTAGAGACgatcagaagtgtgtgtgtcggtTCTGTACTGTGACAGACCACAAGAATCACAAAGTTATTCCATTAGAGGAGGAGAGTGGACAGAGGAAG TCTCCACAGAACTCAAGAGGATTCAGCAGTATGCAG tgGATGTGA